From Microbacterium sp. LWH7-1.2:
GCCGTCGGGCCGCGTGACGGGCTCTACAGAGACGGAGCGACGTCGATCGAATCGGTGCTCGACGTCCAGTCGCCGGTGGAAAGGTAGGCGACCTTCTTCGCCACCGACACCGCGTGGTCTCCGAAGCGCTCGTGGTAGCGGCTCGCGAGCGTGGCGTCGACCGTGGCGGACGGGTCGCCCTGCCAGCTGTCGCTGAGCACCTTCTCGAACACCGAGACGTGCAGCTCGTCGAGCTTGTCGTCGGCGTTGCGGATCTCGTCGATGAGGTCGCCGTCCTGCGTGCGCAGCAGCTCGGTGAGTTGGCGAGCGGCTTCGACGTCGAGTTCGCCCATCTTGAGGAACGTGGACTTGAGGCCCTTGGGGATGGCCCGCTCGGGAAAGCGCATGCGGGTGAGCTGGGCGATGTGCTCGGCGATGTCGCCCATGCGCTCGAGCGACGCGCTCATGCGCAGCGCACTGACCACGATGCGCAGGTCGCGGGCGACCGGCTGCTGACGGGCGAGGATCTCGATGGCGAGCTCGTCGAGCTCGACGGCCTTCTCGTCGATGACCGCGTCGGCCTCGATGACCTCTTCCGCCAGCGCCACGTCACTCGTGCCGAACGCGCGCGTCGCCTTGTCGATGGCGACCGTGACGAGCTCGGCGATCTCGACGAGACGCCCCTGCACGTCCTCGAGGGACTGGTGGAAGACTTCGCGCATTCCGACGCACCTTTCATGGATGGCGGAGCTTTCGCCCGCGCCCGGCTGATTGTCGTCAGGGAAGGTTAACGGATGGTGCTCCCGTGGTGAACAGTACGGGGCGTCGGGGCCTGCGGCGGGGTCACGGTCCGTTCTCGCGTCCGGCGTGCACCTACGCTTGAGGCATGGACACGACGCAGCTCGCGCTGCTCGCCCTCCTGGCGGGGATCATCATCGGCGGTTCGATCTCCGTCGTCGTCGTCGCGTCGATGCGGGCGCGCGACCGGGCGCACGCGCAGACGTCGGTCGAGATCCCCGACGGGGTACGCGGCGTCCTTCACGGAATGGACGATCCGGCGGTCGTGGTCGACGCATCGTTCACGGTCCTCGCGGCGTCCTCGGCGGCGGCGGCGTTCGATCTGCTCGAGGGCGGCACGCTGCCGACCGACGAGCTGCGCACCCTCGCTCGCCGCGTGCGCACCGGCGACGCGGCGATCGCCGAGACGAGCGCGACCGAGACGATGCGGTTGCGCCGCGGTGCTCCGCCGGCCGAGCCTCGACTCGTGGCGGTGCGCGCGTCGCGCATCTCGCCCAAGCTCACCCTCCTCGTTCTGCGCGACATCTCCGAGCGCGAGCGGGTGGAGGAGATGCGGCGCGACTTCGTGGCGAACACGAGCCACGAGCTGAAGACCCCCGTCGGTGCGGTGAGCCTGCTGGCCGAGGCGATCGAGTCGGCGGCCGACGACCCGCCGCAGGTGCGCATCTTCGCGACGCGGCTGCAGAGTGAGGCGAACCGGCTCGCGCTGCTGACCTCCCGCATCATGAACCTTTCGCGGCTGCAGGCCGCTGACGAGCTTCCGCAGCGGGACGTCTCGATCGACGAGGTCGTGGCATCGGCCCTCGACGCCCACGCGATCCAGGCCGACTCCGCCGGCGTCGAGGTGGTGCGCGGTGGGGCACGCGGCCTCTACGTGCACGGCGACGCCCAGGTGCTGAGCGAAGCCGTCGGCAACCTCATCGCGAACGCCATCGCCTACTCGCCGCGAGGCTCGAGCGTGGGCGTCGGCATCAAGGCAGCGGACCGGA
This genomic window contains:
- a CDS encoding ATP-binding protein, with translation MDTTQLALLALLAGIIIGGSISVVVVASMRARDRAHAQTSVEIPDGVRGVLHGMDDPAVVVDASFTVLAASSAAAAFDLLEGGTLPTDELRTLARRVRTGDAAIAETSATETMRLRRGAPPAEPRLVAVRASRISPKLTLLVLRDISERERVEEMRRDFVANTSHELKTPVGAVSLLAEAIESAADDPPQVRIFATRLQSEANRLALLTSRIMNLSRLQAADELPQRDVSIDEVVASALDAHAIQADSAGVEVVRGGARGLYVHGDAQVLSEAVGNLIANAIAYSPRGSSVGVGIKAADRIVEIAVTDRGIGIAEGEQDRVFERFYRSDPARARRTGGSGLGLSIVKHAVQRHGGEVRLWSRPGRGSTFTIRLPQIDAPALEPAPKRGRKKKRPAAAEGGTEAAEAAVEAPAARVEAPPPAPVETPAAPAPPAPADADPAAKRRPARATRPAAVTPAAAESAAAQTSVGPAGGKNTASVANGDPA
- the phoU gene encoding phosphate signaling complex protein PhoU — its product is MREVFHQSLEDVQGRLVEIAELVTVAIDKATRAFGTSDVALAEEVIEADAVIDEKAVELDELAIEILARQQPVARDLRIVVSALRMSASLERMGDIAEHIAQLTRMRFPERAIPKGLKSTFLKMGELDVEAARQLTELLRTQDGDLIDEIRNADDKLDELHVSVFEKVLSDSWQGDPSATVDATLASRYHERFGDHAVSVAKKVAYLSTGDWTSSTDSIDVAPSL